Proteins encoded by one window of Pseudorca crassidens isolate mPseCra1 chromosome 3, mPseCra1.hap1, whole genome shotgun sequence:
- the TNFSF14 gene encoding tumor necrosis factor ligand superfamily member 14, with protein sequence MEETVVRPSVFMVDGQTDIPFTRLGHRRRRQPCSAARLGLGLLLLLLTTGVAVQGWFLLQLHWRLEVMAAPLQDRGAGSWDQLVQDRRPQRANPTAHLTGANSSLTGSGGPLLWETKLGLAFLRGLTYRDGALVIAQAGYYYIYSKVQLGGVGCPQRLTGGLPITHGLYKRTARYPEELELLVSRRSPCGRASSPRVWWDSSFLGGVVHLDAGEEVVVRVPDESLVRVRDGTRSYFGAFMV encoded by the exons ATGGAGGAGACAGTGGTGAGGCCCTCGGTGTTCATGGTGGATGGACAGACGGACATCCCTTTCACAAGGCTGGGGCACAGACGCAGGAGACAGCCCTGCAGTGCAGCCCGGCTGGGCCTGGGCCTCCTGCTCCTGCTGTTGACGACCGGAGTGGCTGTCCAGGGCTGGTTCCTGCTGCAGCTACACTGGCGCCTGGAGGTGATGGCCGCTCCCCTGCAG GACAGAGGTGCAGGATCCTGGGATCAGCTGGTGCAAG ATCGGAGGCCCCAGCGGGCCAACCCGACAGCACACCTCACAG GGGCCAACTCCAGCCTGACAGGGAGTGGGGGCCCGCTGCTGTGGGAGACGAAACTGGGCCTGGCCTTCCTGAGGGGCCTCACCTACCGGGACGGTGCCCTGGTCATCGCCCAGGCCGGCTACTATTACATCTACTCCAAGGTGCAGCTGGGCGGTGTGGGCTGCCCCCAGAGGCTGACCGGCGGCCTGCCCATCACCCACGGCCTCTACAAGCGCACGGCCCGCTACCCCGAGGAGCTGGAGCTGCTGGTCAGCCGGCGGTCACCCTGTGGGCGAGCAAGCAGCCCCCGGGTCTGGTGGGACAGCAGCTTCCTGGGCGGAGTGGTCCACCTGGATGCCGGAGAGGAGGTGGTGGTGCGCGTGCCTGATGAGAGCCTGGTCCGAGTCCGCGATGGTACGCGGTCCTACTTCGGGGCGTTCATGGTGTGA